The Streptomyces cyaneogriseus subsp. noncyanogenus region CCGCCTGAAGGGCAGCAGCGCTTGGACGCGGCTGACGACCACGACGGCCGCCTCGTACACCGACACCCCGCCGAAGACCGGCGCGGTCCACTACTACGAGGTCCGCGCGGTGGACAAGGCCGGCAACGAGTCGGCGGGCACCGCCGACCTGGGCGTCACCACCGTCGACAAGACTCCGCCCGCGGCCCCCTTCGTCGAGCTCGACGTCTGCGCCACGGACGACACCGTCGCCGGGCCGGAGCTGGTCACCACCGCCGCGAACGCCGCCGGCATCGTCCGGTACGAGGCGCAGCGGCAGGACCCCGCCACCGGCGCCTGGAGCACCGTCTACACCGGCGCCAAGGGCGCCTTCTGCGACCCGGGACGGGCCGCCGACGGCACCAGGGCCACCTACCGGGGCCGGGCGCGCGACGCGGCCGGGAACTGGTCGGCGTACTCCGCCGCCACCACCCTCACCCTCACCGACCGCACCCCGCCCGCCTCCCCCGCCGACGCGCGCGTCGACTACCGCGGTGGCGTCCCGCACCTGACGTGGACGCCGGTGCGGGACGCCACCGCGTACGAGGTGTGGCAGTACGACCCGACGACCGGGGAGAACCTCAACGCGCTCGGGACGAGCGCCACCACCACGGCGACGGACGTGGTGCCGCTCCAGCAGACCGCCGTCGCGGAGCAGTACGCGTACGTGGTGCGCGCCCTGGACGCCGCGGGCAACCCCTCCGCGCCCACCGGGGTCACTCTGCGCCCGGCGGACCGGACGGAGCCCATCGCCCCGTACCAGGTCACCGCGGGCCGCCAGGGCGACGCGGTCTTGCTGCGCTGGCGCGGCGCCGACCCGTGGACGATCGACGACGCCCACCTGCCGTCGTACCGCATCCTGCGCACCGACCCGGCGACGGGCGAGACGACGACCGTCGAGCGGTGCGCGCCGCTGAGCGGGGACGGCCCGCCGGGACCACCGTCCCTCCACACCGTCCCCGCCCGTGACGCGTACGACCCGGAGTACGTGACCTGGCCCCACCCGGTGGTGTACGGGGAGTGCGTGGACGCCTCGGGCGCCTCCGAGACGACGTACGAGTACCGCGTGGTCACCGTCGACCGGTTCGGGCACGCCTCCGCCCCGAGCGCCCCGGTCACGGCGACCACCGGCGACACCGTGCGCCCCGCCCCGGTCACCGGCCTGACCGCCGAGGTGATCCCGATGGGCGTCCACCTCTCCTGGGAGCCGTCGCCCGAGGACGACGTCTTCGCGTACTACGTCTGGCAGGGCACCACCGACCCGGAGACGGGACGGACGGTGTGGGAGCGCAACTGCGTGGACGGCGACTCGCTCTCCGAGACCGAGATCTACTGCCCGACGCTGCCGGACGGACGCGAGCACGTCTACCGGGTGGCCGCGATCGACCGGATGCCCGGGGAGGACGACGGACCCGACACGCTCCACACCGCGGACATCACCGTGGCCCTGCCCGACACCCGCCCGCCGGGCTGGTCCGGCACCGGGGTCCACACGGACCAGTACCCGGAGCTCTTCGTCCGCTGCGGCCAGACGATCTACGACCCGCCGTGCGAGAGCTGGACCGACTACCGCATCGAGCGGTGGGACGCGGCCACCGCCGCCTGGACCACGCTCGCCACGGGCCCGGTCGACGCCCCCCGGTCCCACATGGACACGGAGGTCCACGAGGACCTGCTCGGGCTGTACCACTACCGCGCCGTCTACAGCGACCCGGCGGGCGGCGAGAAGGTCATGTGGGAGCGCGCGTACGGGATCTGGGACACCTGGCTGTGAGGTGACCCGGAAAGGTGACCGGCCGGCCCGGTCACCGGCACGCCGAAGGGGCCCGGAGATCTCTCTCCGGGCCCCTTCGTCACGCGGATGCGCGCCGCGTCAGTCCGACTGCTGCCGCTTGGGCCGCCACACCACCAGCGCGCTGGTCTGCTGCACCTCCTGGTACGGCACCAGATCACGTCGGTAGGAGGCGTGCACCGCGGCCTCGCGCTGGCGCATCGTCGCCGCCGCTCCGTCGAGCGCGTCCTGGAGCTCCTGGACACGGGCCTGGAGCGCGGCGACCTGATTCTCCAGTTCGATGATGCGCTTGATGCCGGCGAGGTTGATGCCCTCGTCCTGCGACAGCTGCTGCACCTGGCGCAGCAGCTGGATGTCGCGGGCCGAGTAGCGCCGGCCCCGGCCGGCCGTGCGGTCCGGGGAGACGAGGCCGAGGCGGTCGTACTGCCGCAGCGTCTGCGGGTGCAGGCCGGAGAGCTGAGCGGCGACCGAGATGACGTAGACCGGGGTGTCCTCGGTCAGTTCATACGGTGAGAAACCCCCGCGCTGGCGGGGACGGCTGCCGTCCATCTCCCTCAAGCTCCCTTCGCGGCCTGGAACAGCTCCGCCCGCGGGTCCTCCCCCGCGGTCGCCTCGCGATACGCCTCGAGCGCGTCACGAGCCTTCCCCGACAGGTCCCTCGGAACACTCACCTCCACGGTGACCAGCAGATCACCGCGGGTGCCGTCCTTGCGGACCGCGCCCTTGCCCCGGGCCCGCATGGTGCGGCCGTTGGGGGTGCCCGCCGGCAGCTTCAGCGTGACCGGCGGCCCGCCCAGGGTCGGGACGCGGATCTCCCCGCCGAGGGCCGCCTCGGCATAGGTGACGGGCACGGTGACGGTGAGGTTGTCGCCCTTGCGGCCGAAGACCGGGTGGTCCTTGACGTGCACCACCACGTACAGGTCGCCCGCCGGGCCGCCCCGCTCGCCCGGCGCGCCCTTGCCGCGCAGCCGGATCCGCTGGCCGTCCGACACCCCGGCCGGGATGCGGACCTGCATCGTCCGGGAGGACTTGGCGCGTCCGGAGCCCTTGCAGACCTCGCAGGGGTTCTCCGCGATCAGGCCGCGTCCCTTGCAGTCCGGGCAGGGGTCGGTCAGCGAGAAGCCGCCGCCGGAGCCCCGGGCGACCTGGCCGGTGCCGACGCAGGTCGGGCACACCCGCGGCGTG contains the following coding sequences:
- the dnaJ gene encoding molecular chaperone DnaJ; this encodes MSTKDFIEKDYYKVLGVPKDATEAEIKKAYRKLAREFHPDANKGNARAEERFKEISEANDVLGDPKKRKEYDEARALFGNGGFRPGPGAGGGSFNFDLSDLFGGQGQGAGGFGGGLGDVFGGLFNRGGTGATRTQPRRGQDVESEVTLSFTEAIEGATVPLRMSSQAPCTACSGTGDKNGTPRVCPTCVGTGQVARGSGGGFSLTDPCPDCKGRGLIAENPCEVCKGSGRAKSSRTMQVRIPAGVSDGQRIRLRGKGAPGERGGPAGDLYVVVHVKDHPVFGRKGDNLTVTVPVTYAEAALGGEIRVPTLGGPPVTLKLPAGTPNGRTMRARGKGAVRKDGTRGDLLVTVEVSVPRDLSGKARDALEAYREATAGEDPRAELFQAAKGA
- a CDS encoding fibronectin type III domain-containing protein gives rise to the protein MKPARRTTAAVATAIVLTTAGGLLTAGLTTASAATACASPVYQRQFYANTTFSGTPKKTDCDSAIDQNWGAKAPATGLPADKFAVRWSVTRDFGSGGPFALAASAQDGVRVYLDGVRKIDLWKNVSSTVKKTVNVTVPAGRHTLRVDFVNWTGAADVRFSYTPRTAATVDKVRPLVPAGAAVTYDKATGKAKVTWSRNKEMDLAGYRVHRRLKGSSAWTRLTTTTAASYTDTPPKTGAVHYYEVRAVDKAGNESAGTADLGVTTVDKTPPAAPFVELDVCATDDTVAGPELVTTAANAAGIVRYEAQRQDPATGAWSTVYTGAKGAFCDPGRAADGTRATYRGRARDAAGNWSAYSAATTLTLTDRTPPASPADARVDYRGGVPHLTWTPVRDATAYEVWQYDPTTGENLNALGTSATTTATDVVPLQQTAVAEQYAYVVRALDAAGNPSAPTGVTLRPADRTEPIAPYQVTAGRQGDAVLLRWRGADPWTIDDAHLPSYRILRTDPATGETTTVERCAPLSGDGPPGPPSLHTVPARDAYDPEYVTWPHPVVYGECVDASGASETTYEYRVVTVDRFGHASAPSAPVTATTGDTVRPAPVTGLTAEVIPMGVHLSWEPSPEDDVFAYYVWQGTTDPETGRTVWERNCVDGDSLSETEIYCPTLPDGREHVYRVAAIDRMPGEDDGPDTLHTADITVALPDTRPPGWSGTGVHTDQYPELFVRCGQTIYDPPCESWTDYRIERWDAATAAWTTLATGPVDAPRSHMDTEVHEDLLGLYHYRAVYSDPAGGEKVMWERAYGIWDTWL
- a CDS encoding heat shock protein transcriptional repressor HspR, giving the protein MDGSRPRQRGGFSPYELTEDTPVYVISVAAQLSGLHPQTLRQYDRLGLVSPDRTAGRGRRYSARDIQLLRQVQQLSQDEGINLAGIKRIIELENQVAALQARVQELQDALDGAAATMRQREAAVHASYRRDLVPYQEVQQTSALVVWRPKRQQSD